TGCTGGTCAAAGATTTCGATGCTTCTGGGGACATCAAAATATCCGACGATTTCATGACCAACGCGGACGTACCATCAATTGCGGTGTCGCATCTACCACACGATAAAAGAGTGAATCCTTTTACCAACAATACTCTGGATGTAAATAGTAAAGCAAACGGCATCAATATCGTTGCATCGCATAAATGGCAAATCAGTGACCACGGAGAATATATCTTCAATTTTAATGAAAGTGACATAGTGCATGTTAAAGATAACATCTTCGTAAAAGAAAACTGGAGCGGAACGGTAAGCGCTGAAGAGTGAAATAAAAATAGCTTTTCTGCTAAAAAAATATAGGTGCTTGCGCGAGGATTTCACGAATCTGTGTCGGGGCGACCCAGTACCCTTCGGGTGGAAATGCGGGCGTTGCGGGACGCGAGGCGTTGTCCGGCACGTAGATCCGCACGCCAATACCGATTGCCTTTAACGCGGCAACAAGCTGCGCGCGTGACTCATCCCAATATTGAAATACAAGAATCGCGCTACTGATAACCGCCGCGTGTGCGGTAACGGTACGCACGAGTTGTTGAAAAGTTTCAGGTGCGCAGGGCTTTACGCCGGCCAAAATACTGAGCAAAGTTTCCGTATTTCCAAGACCGCGACCAACGGTAATGGTTTTGACCGCTCCCGACCCGGAAGCGGAGCCTACGGTGGATTGACTAAATTCTACGGCGACAAAAAGAAGATCAAGGAGGGTGTCAGCATCAGGTTGAGCTACTGCGAACGATGCGGCGATGGATATCGTTGCTTCAAACGCTTCATCATTCCTTGCGGCGGTCGCAGTATCGAGAACGAGAGCGTGACGCGCGAAATATTCCTCCTGGTATTCCTTCACCACCGGGCGTCCGGTACGTGCCCAGCTTCTCCAGTGGATGGCGCGGATCGGATCTCCCGGTCGATAATCTCGCAGTGACCGAAATTCCTCTGAATCACCAACATGGGACGCTTGAGAAATGCCACCCCGCTGATACAGGCGTTTTCCACTGAAAGTTGGCCAACGCACCGAATAAATCCGTGGAAGAACAACCAGGGATTCTTCAGCGGGTAGATCACAAATTGCCCGCCATAGTCCAAGTGGATCGTTTCGCGTAATGCCAAAATATTCAAAGATTGCGATGCCACGGTGTCGTGGTTGTAATTCGAGTTCAATGTTGGTGGATTGGCCTGATCGAAGCGTTGGAATCGACACCGTTTTAATCTCGACCGCCCGTAAATCCCGCAACCACTCTACCCAATCTGGATAACCAATTATTCGATCAAACCGATTCGATGCTCGAGTCATATTTCCTGAATGGCGGCGACTAATAAATTCGACGGCGGTAGGATACTGTTGGCGCAGACGTTCTTCTAGCGTAAATCCGGCCAACAAATAAGACGAGGTATTTTTGATGGAAATGGTGTAACGCACTGGTGTTCCCACAGTGACGAATTTTGGTAACCATCGCGTCAATTCGAGTTTTGGGCGGATTCTGCCGCGTGCAATAAAGCCCACCATCAGTAAACTAAACGCGACCGAAAATAGGACATATGCGAGTGAAACGCGGGTATCAACACCAAAGCCTGCTGCCGCGATCATGGTTCCTACGATCAGGGCTCCTGCATGAGTAAGCCGTCGAGAGAACCAATGCGAGATAGTGGTAACCCGGCGGAATGCAGAAAGCAGTGATTGCGTTGCTTTTATGCTAATTTGCTGACGGTCCATTCATAGATCTTTAGCGTGGAAACCCCTCGATCCCGAAGGGTCGAGCGGTTCTTGACTAATAACGTTCAAATTGAACTTCAAACCGAAAGGTAATAGTAGATACCGAATTACGTTTTCCTTGTTCGTCTCTGGGCCAGCTTATTGCTGGTTCAATTTCATAAAAAAACCAACCACGATAAATATTATGACGAAATCGAGTATTTATGGTTACGCTATCGAATGTGGCAGGTTGAGTATAGCCCCAGGCGCCTATATTGAAAGAAATAGCCTTGCGTTCATTGATTTGATGTAAAAGAGAAAGCTCCGATCCTAGATCAACGCCACGACTGAGTTCTGAAATAGTTGCATGATTACTCCAACGCAACAAATTTTCTTTTGTCAGTTGATGTTCTAAATCGATATGTGAAGTTTCACCAAAGCCATCAATATTTTTCCAATAAACGGTTTCAGTAAATCGCGCTAATGATTTTTCACTCAGCGGCTGAGTATGACGATATCTCCCCTTGACAAAGGGTTTTAATGGCGTACCAGCACGTACTCCGCCGCTGAGACTAAAATGCGAGAGAACCCCCTCACTAAAATTGTAGCGTAATCCTAAATTAAGGCGATTGCGTTGGCTGATGCTGGTATCTGCGGAATTCGTGGTAAAACTGGATTTTGGATTATCGGTAAGCATGGAAATCGTATCATCCTCATCCTCACGAAATAACAATAAATGTAGCCGTTTATTTAGGTTGGGCAATTCGATTTTTGCGGAAAGTTGGCTGCGTATCGCAGAACCATCCCGATTGGCGAAAGAAAATTCATTGCGCCAGCGCACGAAACTTCCCGCGCCGCGTTCCTCGTCGCTACGTTCGTTGGAAAAAAAGTTATCGAACCAAGCCGCTGGTTCACAAAATTTTTTGCTAAGGTAAGCATGACTTTGGTCATACCAGGTTTTTGGAATTTCCTTAATACTGTCGCCGATGCAGGAATTGGAATCCGCACTGGCATCCATGCGCCATGAATCCAAAAGAATAAAAATGAAACAGAGACTATAACGGTTTAGGGAATAATGAAATAAGCGCGTTAAGATATTAACCATGTTAATACTAGAATGATTTTTCATAGATCTTTGGCGTGGAAACCACTCGATCCCGAAGGGTCGAGGGGTTCTTGACTATATTGAATTGACGAGCATTGAAGGACTCCAAGGATGGAGGACGACCCCGCAGCCCGGTTGCGTAGAGAAACGGAGCAGAGGGCGCCACGGCAGTGTGCTCGGTGGTTTCGCCGTTGAATTCGCGATAGTCTGAGGTCATGGCTAGGGTAGGGGTTGTGTTAAGAAGACCCGGAAGATCACGTAAAACCCGCCGGGCGGTTGTCAACGTAAAGTTGCTACGGGCGGTAGGCCCGGACGTTATGCGCGTGGAGCGGTACAAGCCACCGAGGCTCGATTTAGCACAAGCTAGTCGATGACCGAGGACCGCTGTGAATCGCGAATTCTCTGGACTGATGAGCCGAGGATGGACCGAGGTAAAATCAGTCACGGCGAAACTCCAAAGCGAATCCCTTGCCTTGAAAAAAAGAGCGGGCGTCCCGTTACCGAGACGCCCGCTAATTTGGACAACCATGGATCAACTTATCCAATGATTGCAT
The genomic region above belongs to Gammaproteobacteria bacterium and contains:
- a CDS encoding DUF58 domain-containing protein, which translates into the protein MDRQQISIKATQSLLSAFRRVTTISHWFSRRLTHAGALIVGTMIAAAGFGVDTRVSLAYVLFSVAFSLLMVGFIARGRIRPKLELTRWLPKFVTVGTPVRYTISIKNTSSYLLAGFTLEERLRQQYPTAVEFISRRHSGNMTRASNRFDRIIGYPDWVEWLRDLRAVEIKTVSIPTLRSGQSTNIELELQPRHRGIAIFEYFGITRNDPLGLWRAICDLPAEESLVVLPRIYSVRWPTFSGKRLYQRGGISQASHVGDSEEFRSLRDYRPGDPIRAIHWRSWARTGRPVVKEYQEEYFARHALVLDTATAARNDEAFEATISIAASFAVAQPDADTLLDLLFVAVEFSQSTVGSASGSGAVKTITVGRGLGNTETLLSILAGVKPCAPETFQQLVRTVTAHAAVISSAILVFQYWDESRAQLVAALKAIGIGVRIYVPDNASRPATPAFPPEGYWVAPTQIREILAQAPIFF
- a CDS encoding conserved hypothetical protein (Evidence 4 : Unknown function but conserved in other organisms), which translates into the protein MKNHSSINMVNILTRLFHYSLNRYSLCFIFILLDSWRMDASADSNSCIGDSIKEIPKTWYDQSHAYLSKKFCEPAAWFDNFFSNERSDEERGAGSFVRWRNEFSFANRDGSAIRSQLSAKIELPNLNKRLHLLLFREDEDDTISMLTDNPKSSFTTNSADTSISQRNRLNLGLRYNFSEGVLSHFSLSGGVRAGTPLKPFVKGRYRHTQPLSEKSLARFTETVYWKNIDGFGETSHIDLEHQLTKENLLRWSNHATISELSRGVDLGSELSLLHQINERKAISFNIGAWGYTQPATFDSVTINTRFRHNIYRGWFFYEIEPAISWPRDEQGKRNSVSTITFRFEVQFERY
- a CDS encoding hypothetical protein (Evidence 5 : Unknown function), with the translated sequence MVVQISGRLGNGTPALFFKARDSLWSFAVTDFTSVHPRLISPENSRFTAVLGHRLACAKSSLGGLYRSTRITSGPTARSNFTLTTARRVLRDLPGLLNTTPTLAMTSDYREFNGETTEHTAVAPSAPFLYATGLRGRPPSLESFNARQFNIVKNPSTLRDRVVSTPKIYEKSF